From the Rhinolophus ferrumequinum isolate MPI-CBG mRhiFer1 chromosome 4, mRhiFer1_v1.p, whole genome shotgun sequence genome, the window TATTGCCTGCTCCTGAATTGGACTGCTGCTGTCTCCTGTCCTTGCTAAATTACTGCTACTCCTCTTTAGTAGTTGTGGCTTCCTGGGACCCTGGAATAATATCACAGTCAGAGGCCAGTCTGATTTGCAAAGTCTTTgaacatttcattattattcaagAAGTTTTATTGATTGCCTACCACAGACCGTGCGCTGTTCTAGGTTCTAGTATTTCAGGTGAATTGGTCACTGATCTCAAGAACTTTAAGTTCTGATGGTATCTATTGACATTGTGAGAGCAACCAACATATAGTCTCCAATAGGTCAAAGTAGCAGACTTTCCCCAAAATTATACGTTGTCCTAGGTTCCCCTTCGATTATCTTTTTCAGTGTCCTCACCCTTGAGCACCTTTCTTCTGGCACCATAACCAATCATTTTCTTCGTAAGCTTTGGGCATGGGGCTCAAGAGGAAAGACGTTGTCTTTTCTGAAGGGAGAGCCAACACGTGGGAATTTCTGCACCAACTTAGATCTATTTGTCCTCCTTATGGGCTGTGACAACTCACCTGCCAATTAGCTTGTAAATCCTCTATCAGAAAAAAAGGTATTTCTGAGATTTGTAATGGAGGGCTGCAGCTCAGGGTCACACGTGGCCTCCTTGATGTCCTGCATCACTAGCTAAGGTTTACGCAGAAAATATCTGTGCccatcaaaaaaataaagtctaagaTGAAAGTGCACACAAGAAGATTAAAGGGATAAAATCCCCATGGTGGAAACAATGGGGAGGTTAGTAGGGGCCAAATTAGGTCTGCCACACACCTCTGTTCCTTAGGAGCGCTACCCCATAGCTCACCCCAGTGCCATTTgactttttgttcttcttttaagCCCACATAATGATTCTCATCTTAAAATTGTAAAGCCATTTAGAGGATGAGTCAGGGCCAGGATATGCAGAGGTCAAGAAGCTTGTTTGTGACTAAGTGAATGGACTCAGTGAGGTCAGCATTGGTTTCCCAACGTCTTCAGATCAGACTTGAAGTGGGTCAACTATGTCCCTTGTTTCTCCCAAAGAAAAGTCACATAGGATCTCAGAACCAGTATTGGGAGTTTCAGAATCtcataacttttatattttctatgttaaTGGTTCCAGAGAGATGATAATTATCATCAATAAGGtttttgggttgtctttttttcttctggtaaTGTTGCAGCATCTTCAGATCATTGTTAGCATACTCCTTGTTAAGCAAGTTTATATTCCATCTAAAGCAACTCCTTTTAAGCGCATGACAAAGTCATTGGCTAATTTAAAGGAGGGGAGGAGTCTGAACATTTAGAAAGAAGATGAAcaaaagtcattttttattttgattttgtgtgAACACTGGTGACTAAtttttaacacacacaaaaaatcactAGTGGtgaaaataactattaaatataacataatattataacTTTAATATGATGATGTGACTCACTGGTACCTCATTTTTGCTTATTCGTATAGTCTTGTGTGTTTACCTAAAACCATCAAGGTCACGTAAAGATTAGACTTGAGATTATTCTTTGGGGCATTTCTTGTTCTGCTGAGAGGGTATCTTCAGCTGCCAGGGGACGATGTGTGCGTGACTTCTCTTTATGCGTGTCAAGGTCAATAACAGCGATGTAGAAAGAACCCAGCTGTGGCAGGTTGGTAAGTCTAAGTTTCAAGATAATGCAAAGGGATTAAGTCAGGTGAGAACCAGAAGATTTGGGGCCAAGTTGACTGCCACTACTtgatggggaagaagagaagtGAGAAATGTTATAGAAATGCACGGTTCAGTTGCAGCTGACATGGCTCTGGAAGCCTGTCATGCTCAGTGTTAACTCTGTGTTGGTTTGCATATTTTCAATGGGTGCAGTGGGTGGCTTTCAGGGAATGGTCGGTCAACAGAGATAGGAGACCTGGCACACTCTGATGACTTGTCCCCTTTCACTGTTTTTGGGACCTCTCTGGGAAGTTCTAATTCAAAGGAAGTTTTCACTTTGAAAGTTTCAAAAGTCATTTTACTCTATAGACTATATGAGTGAAGGGTTTCTTTATTCTTAGCTCTGTTGCTCTTAAACCTCTCAACTTGTTCTTGCTGCTAAAATTTATGTGCATGGGACAAAGATTATTTCTAGTTGTGGGGATTGTATTAGAagttttactattattatcactattattattgttattattattattcattctcattcaacaaatacacaCTAAGCCAGGCATACATGAGCAAACTGCCTGTTTCAGAGCTCGTGCAAAGTCTTGGTTCCTGCGGGATCAGAGCACTGCACTTCGGGCCCTGAGTGGAACCAGAGACAGAGCAGGCTCGCAGCTATGTTCTTGTCATGGCCGAGGCCCTCCGAGGCATGGTTCTTTGAGGAGGTTTCTTGGCTGAGGCTTTCTTGGTTGAGTTTCTAAGAACAGCAGCACAAGCCAAGGCCTCCTGTTGAGTAAGATAGCCTAggggaaagaaatgagagaaacttCAAGGtcaaaattttaccaaaaaaaagcaaacaagacaGCAAATTATTCACACAATCACAAAATTTCTTCTACTTGACTGGCTAGAAACAACTGTGGTTAGCACGTCCTGATTGTATGGTCTTTGAGGACAGGAAGTCTATTCTTCATCTTTCGCGTTTCTCATtcactaaatgaataaatacgtAGTCATTGGTTATCATGATAGATCGTTTGGAGAGGGACGTAAGCCATGAAGAATCTTCATGTGAATTGCTTATCTTCATTATCAAAACCTTCTTCAAACCAGAAACAGATATGTTCAATCTCTCTGTGTCTGTAAAGTACAGTCTGCAGACCACCTACAAAATCATCTCGCCGAGACCTCatttaataatgctttttaaaaatgcagatttctggctCTACTCCAAAGACCTTttgaatcagaaactcagagAGTTAGGcttggaaatctgcattttaataacatACACAGATGGATTTTAAGTGCACTAAACATTGAATATTCCTCTTCTGGGTTCATtggcttcaaagcaattttactCTCAAAAAAAGCTACTGGATGATGCTTCTGCAACACTTCAGAAAATCATGGCTCTGCcatgaatcctggctctgcactCATTACATGACCCTGGTCAAGTTATTTAACTTATCCAtgtctcaattttctcttctgtaaaatgtgggTTACAGAGGCACCTACCATGTAGACGTGTTTGAGTTTTAAATACGACAATGCATGcgaagtgcttagaacagtagcTGGCACATAGGAAACGCTAATACAACATAGTTACTGTTAATTGTTCTTCTTATGATTTAACTTGcaaaaactttgttttccttttgtgcaAATACAGGAACAATGTCAGGTAAATGTGCTAATGCTATGTGAGTGGTTcacaaaaaaatagtaataaataaagcTTGATGGGAGTTAGGAGAAGAATATAATAGAGGGAAGCTGAAGATTGAAGtcatttcaagaagaaaagggGTTCACCACCACTTACACCTTTCTGTAGGTTGTTGCTTATGATCAGTGAAGGTCTTTCAGAACCATTACTTTATTTGTGCTTCATAAAATCTCATGAGGttggagaagaagagagacagtggAGCGTGGGGATGAAAATGCGTGAACTTCGTCCGTGATGGTCCTGACATTTACTATCTGTGTGATCTTGACCAAGTTATATAAACTGCCTGAACTGCAGTTTCCTACAACCATAAAGCTGGGAGAAAATGAGGCATAACCTGTACAGCTCTGAGCACAATGTCAGAAATGTGGTAAATGCTCAACAATGTAACTATTCCTGTTGTGAGTAAACCAAGCCTCTGAGTTTGCACAGCCAGCTGCCATTGAGCCCAGACCATCTGCCTAAGGCCACTGCTGTTTCTACTAGGTCAAGTTCCTATAAATCTCAGAGGTGTTGACACTTTATAACAACCCATCCTCTGATTTCTTTAAACCCTCTTAATTTACCCATAAAATCTTGCTTCCTATTGTCAGGgataatcatttttaaactgaGCCTGCCAACTATATTGATAAAATAGCATGCTGCAGTAGCCATTCTACTTCAATTATTCCTGAGGAAGCTTGACTTCCGGTTGCAGTGCAGCAGTGCCTTCCTGGAGTCCTTGGTCCCGGTTCCGGAGCTACACTCACCCAGCAGCTGCTGGCGCTGGAGGCTGTGAACATAGCGGGTTTGCAGGGCCTCCCACTGGGGCCTGGAGTCGTAAATCCTCATGATGCTGTAAAAGTAGCGCTGCTGCCCTCGGGTTAGGGCCTGTGGGAGCAGAGCAGGCCATGTGGATGAGTTGGTGGAGTTCTACCGAATTAGGAGTGTGGTGTATTCCGAGACATAAGACGcttctctccccccgcccccacccctctctctttctctctctctctctctctctctcaatatacATACACCCATATGCATATatccatatacatatacagagggtgacaaaaaaatatatacacattttaatagaggaaaattgtattaaaattgtaatacccaatatataccaatagcaaaagatgaatataagtcacgtttgacgtctgcaattgcaagaggtgctcaaagtggttcccatcagcatccagacacttctgattacagtgaactactgctatatatatatgtcaattggAAAATAACAATTGGATAGTTTCCCCTCTTAGTTTACTTAAACGATCTTCTGCTGACCTGTGTGAAGGTGAAAATGGGTAAGCAAAAGATTGTAGGTAAGTAGGTCAAACTATTGGGCTGAGAGAGAcccaaggtttttttgttttttactgatcTGTTATAGTCCTTGCTGAGGAAGGTAGGATCTGAGAACCTACACAGGGCCTGAAGTATGCCAGGCCTCTGGTGGGTAAGAGAGGACTTTCCACTGAGAGTTGTCAGTGGAAGCAGGGGAGGTAGGTAGGTAAATAGATGGGTAATGTGAAAAGGGTTCAACGTCCTTAATAAAAGGTGctatgaaaacaaaaggaaaacaagctCTGCCTGCAGCAGTCAAGGAAGCTTCCTAAAGGACATGATCAACCCACCTGAAGGGTAAGGCTGAAGAGGAAGTCCCTAAAGGGACTGGAATGAATCCTGGTTCTCAAAGGGCATCGTCGTCATCTGGtcacttgttagaaatgcaagttctcaggccccaccccagacccgtAGAAGCAAAAActctggggtgaggcccagcaCGCTGGGCTTTAACAATCCCTCTGGGTAATGCTGATGCATGAACActaacatttgagaaccactggactagaAGGAACACGAGGGATAATTGGAGAAAGTGGGACAAATTTTCATGTAAGGAACAAACTATCTGAATATATTGGGAAGTAGACTTTTTCTTTACTTGAACCAGAACATAAAATCTAAGACAGAAAAGGCTGTAGAGTTAAGCAGGGGAAGGTCATGGAAACCTTTTATGCTGCATTAGGAATTTAAACATTACCTCTTATATGAGGAACCACTGGAGGTCTTTAAGGCAGTAGTTCTCAACAGGACCGATTTTGACCCCCAAGacacatttggcaatgtctggagaaatgtttggttgtcacaaatggtgggaggaaggaaggatgctCCTGGTATCCAATGGGTGGAGGCCAGAGATGGTGGTGAACATTCTACAGCGAGACAGCCCCCAGTCTTTGCAACAGAGAACTATCCAACCCAAAATGTCACACCTTAAGCTgaccagatttgcattttagaaagatcactctggcccTGCTGTGGAGGATGGGCTTTAAGGAAGACAGACCATTGGTAGGGAAACCATTTAGAAGGCTGCCATCTAGTGTTAGGGAGGAACAAGAAGGGGCTGGCCTTCCATTGCTATTATATACGGAATATATGTTGAGTGCTTATTTtatgcagatggggaaactgatagTGGCAGCAACATTCTAGAAAAATCGAGATAAAATAAGTTCACCTCAGgcgaaaaaagttaaaaacaatgacAGAATTTTAAGAACTCGTTGATAACCaaggtaataaaaattaaaccttagataattatttataaaagtcaAGTGACTTTTATCTGTTAGAAATTTTGTGTGGAGTTGAAATATGtgagtcagatttttttttttgagatcaaGACCTTAAACTCAATATCAAAAGTATATCCAGTAGCAGCTCCAAGTACTTCACAATTCAATACATCATTTCAGCTTTACAAATTCTGAATTAgatgttttaaaagataacatatttgaagaaaaaatggaTTCCTAATTAAGCTTTTTCAAATGCTTGAgaacaatattatataaaaatgacatGACAGTTTCAGGAGCAAAGCTCCAAAATGCAATGGGagtttacattatataaaataaaatcttaaaattttttgttttatttaataagaagCAAAAGGCTACTCCTTTTCCTGAGTAGAACTTTCAACTTCCTAAATAAGAAGTAGCAGGAACACTTCTAATAGTCTTATCCTGTTATTCATTCCTTCTTGAGGGGCTGGAAGAGAACTGAAATTTTTACAAAGAGTATTTATGAGAATGGGTTTAACTAATTTTGACTAGAAGGAGCTAACATAGCTTTCTAGCAGGGAGCCACAGTGTGGTCAGTCAGTGACTGTCCCATCTCTGGCAGGGGATCACCCAGAAGAGGTGACCACTGGAGCTCCTGAAACGGGCTGAGTGTAGGAGGAGGTCGTCCAAGCTCATTTATTCTCACACATGCTGCCAGCAGCACCGAGGGCTGACATTGGGCACACTGTTTTCCCAACTGCTGGCTAAACAAAGACATGAGAAGTCTTCAAGCCTTGAAGGAGGGACAGACAAGGTCTCTTCATCTGTGAATAATATTCTGTACCTTCAGTAATGAGGTgtcagaggcagagggagggactTGAATGAAAGAAATCCGTGGAACATTCTGAAGCTTTTGTTGTCTTTTCCGTTTTTCTCCCATTGTTTATCCTGTAGCTCCAAGGAACAACAAAGCAGagcataaaatttcattttgttcagcCAATTTTAGGGATGTACCTAAGTAAATAAGTAAGcaagtaaatacataaacaaatagctaaatgttatttatttccaGGGATAAGAAATTTTCTGACATGTTTCCAAGTAATTGGACCTCACCAGACTACTGAGGCTGGTGCTTTTCCCTGTTCTCATCCCTTTTTTATGGGAAGAATAATTCAGAgtcctttgtctctctctgcttccctctgtgTCTGAAACAGGTGGGTTATAGAATTATACTGTGTCACAGCAGTTATTTcttgataattttaaataatatttattatctgattcaaaaagcaaaatatgtcattaagaaaaattcagagaaattttaaaattgaagacaATAAGATCACCCATAATCTCACTATCCATAACTGTTGTTGGCAtttgatttgtttccttttattacttttttctgtgTACATTATGTGCGATTTTAGAAAGGGGGGATCATACTCTATGTGTTGTTCACATTCCAAGCTCACTAAATATCCTTTGAAATATGATTTCTAATGGCAACATAGTATACCCTTACGTCATTCTCCATTTCTTGCACCTTTAGATTTGCAATTCTACAACATTGTACtataaaagaaactattaaacCTGAGGTgtgtataataatttaaaaattagcatcCAAGGAAGAAGACATTGGAACAGGGTTGCCGAGGCACAGAATGGAAATGCTAAACATTTTCCCCTCTGCTCATAACTTTGTCCTCTGCAGCAATGCCTATCTCATCAGGCTGTTTGATGAACTGAGATCCCAAATAGCGAATGCCCTCCCTTGAGGCCacttcctgctctctctcctctacCCTATTGTATGCTcatgcacatgtacacatgcacTTAAGAAGTTTCTTAACATGTGAAGAAACTCTGGTTCTGAGTTCACAGAGCTCAGACTCAGATCTTTCTGAAGACAAATGGAGGAAAACATCTGTTAACATCTCAGTGTAGCCTGTGCCTATGATATGAACTTATAAATTGAactgtaaatatttcattgaatacTTCAACACAAATACTCCCGAAACACAAATACTCCAGAAACCATACCAACCGAGATGTGCTCTTAATATTCTCTGTGATAGAAGCCTATACTCTATCCTGTACTCAAATCGTCCCAGTATCcctcttcccattttccagatctATAGAGCAGAGCATAAATATTCTTCAAAGCTGGAAAGATTTCTTCTCTCCTTAAATCGCATAAGAAAATGACTGATGATATTTCTTGTGGCAACAATTCATGTGTGCTTTTCTTGAGCTGTTGCTGAGAAAATCTATCTTACCTATTCAAGTGCTCTGTACTGGATAAAGTTTGATCAACATGCTTGGGGAACTCAGGAggaaaaatctacaaaataacaTATCTGAAACAGACAGACAGGTTTGCTTAAAAGGAACTTACCCTGTATTGTTGttccccctttttaaaagatGGCATTCATATTCAGCGTCTTTTTTTTGCAAGGTCGCTTTCTTCTTGCAGTGGTGGGGGTGGAAATTCAGTCTGTTGATAAGCTGATATCCAAGCAACATCATGTGATAAAACAAAGAGCTGGAGGAATTTGGCTGCATGCCTTTTCCTGCTTCTGGACGACATTCAACAGCAcagtttaatcttttttcttgCAAATTGTGTGTCTAATCAAGTGTCAACTTCTAAATCTGTCATATCTGTATTATATGcagacaaaggaaaggaaagtacatggagacagagagactgaATATTAAAGGTCAAGTAATCTACTGGGACAACTGGCCATTACATGAATATTTCCCAGATTTGGAATCAGTCGCTCCCATCCCCATTCCTCAGAATAATGAAGGAACCTAAATATAGAGGTACAGGAATGCATTGGATGGCGATAACCTATGGGATTATGTCATAGTTCAAGATAGggttccttttttaatttttggaggagtATCATATTTTCCATATGTGATCTTGGAGAGAGGCTACGTATGATGATAATGAACCTATGGCACAAAATTCTTGCCCTCACTGACGTCATCAGCATAAGCCTCATATTTTAACCAGACTTGTGACAGCAATCTTATCCCTTCCTCTGGGCCAGCATTATGATTACACTCTTCCTCTCTTTGTTGAGAATCCTCCTTCTGAATTCCAACTTATCTACAAAGATGGAGAGTTGTAGGAGAAAATAGAAGACAACATACCAGAAGACAACCACAAATTCAAAATTCTTGGAAGgttgagagggagaaaaaaaacaaacagggaggTAAGAATTATGAATTGTacagattaaagaagaaagaaaggactCAACAGACACaaaaagtttgcatttttttcaatgatttaaaTGCAGACCTTTTGGGGAATAAACATGGCACAAATAAGAGTTATACATGCCGGTGAATACTACACAAGTTCTCACTGGATTAAAAGGGTTGGTGATTCTCTACTGAGAGATAAAGAGCAGTTATATGATGAGTTGTCACTGTCAATCGAGTCTCCTTGAATGTTTTTCCAGAATACGTTGAAATGCCTTCAGGAGCATACCACATCTCCTGACCGTTACCCACGCTGGTTCATAACAGCGTGCATTAGTCCCAATCAGGAAAATGGAGACAGATCTATATGTTCAACAGAGAGGGAATTTAATGTGAGGAATTTGTTACAAAAGTATTGGAATGAGTTAGAGGAGCAAAACAAGAAAGGTAAGCTGACCCAAAGATTGGCAATTACATTCAACTGCAATCACACTATGAGCTGGaagacaaaagggaaaatgaCTTTACCCAGAGTCCATAAACTGCCACTGAGGCTGCTTCCATGGGGACCCTGCTGCCTGAGCAGCACCTCAGGACCTGCCACTTACCAATCACCCTTGCTTCTGTGTTCTTTCCCAAACTGCCGATGTTACACTTGTGATCACCACCATGCTCGCCCCACTCCTGCCATGGCCGACGTGGTTGCCGATGCTGCCGCTGTGAAGATGCCAACAGAAACTGTGAAAATggcttctcctctcctccaggtctccatttcctccctcccattGGGCTCCAGCTGGCAAGGAATTttgcaaaatgtattttgcaGCCTTCCATCTACTGTGGTAAAGAGAAGGTTAAATACAAAGCTGAGAGATAATGGATACTACCCAACATGTGGGGATACTATCAACAAAAATCTGAGCAGTACTTCTGGGACCTAGGAAGCCAGGCAGCAGGCTGAAGGACATAAACATATGTTGATGTTTGCCTCGTACCACTAAAGTTTGGAATTTtatgagaaaacacaaaataaaaaataattaactagtTCTATAGATGGTGTCAAAGAATGAGATGTGCATTTTGGGGCAATGCCTTAAGATTTAAGAATGATGAAACAATGTACATCATCAGTTTTGGATAAAGACATCATTTCCCCAAAGAGTAGCTagacttttcaaaag encodes:
- the FAM216B gene encoding protein FAM216B, with protein sequence MGEKRKRQQKLQNVPRISFIQVPPSASDTSLLKALTRGQQRYFYSIMRIYDSRPQWEALQTRYVHSLQRQQLLGYLTQQEALACAAVLRNSTKKASAKKPPQRTMPRRASAMTRT